From a region of the Candidatus Eisenbacteria bacterium genome:
- a CDS encoding NAD(P)(+) transhydrogenase (Re/Si-specific) subunit beta: MDKIWIDAAYLVASVLFILGIKGLSSPKTARRGNQMAAVGMLIAVVVTLLDRAILSYGLILAGIAVGGVIGTVAARTVTMTAMPQMVALFNGSGGGAAALVSSLEYRHLIETPGGMDPVSGVSILLGALIGAISFSGSVVAFGKLQGIFTEKAVTYPGQKIVNALLVLFILGHGGMVLAGVGGEPAFLAFLGGALLLGVLAVIPIGGGDMPVVISLLNSFTGLATAATGFALHNDVLIISGTLVGASGTLLTYLMCKAMNRPITNVLFGAFGAGAPSGAAGAGDGGRAAALAGQSVRDVSVEDAATILGYAQSVIVVPGYGLAVAQAQHAVRELADLLKTRGITVRYAIHPVAGRMPGHMNVLLAEANVPYDELKDLDEINPDFERADVALVVGANDVVNPAARTDTSSPIYGMPILDADKSKHIIIMKRSMKPGFAGIENELFYDAKAMMLFGDAKDSITKLVQTLKTL; encoded by the coding sequence ATGGACAAGATCTGGATCGACGCCGCCTACCTCGTCGCCTCGGTTCTCTTCATCCTGGGAATCAAGGGACTTTCCTCGCCGAAGACGGCGCGGCGCGGGAACCAGATGGCGGCGGTCGGGATGCTGATCGCGGTCGTCGTGACGCTCCTGGACCGCGCGATCCTCTCCTACGGGCTGATCCTCGCGGGAATCGCCGTGGGCGGCGTGATCGGAACGGTCGCCGCGCGCACCGTGACGATGACCGCGATGCCTCAGATGGTGGCCCTCTTCAACGGCTCGGGAGGCGGCGCCGCGGCGCTCGTCTCCTCGCTCGAGTACCGCCACCTGATCGAGACCCCGGGCGGCATGGACCCGGTGAGCGGCGTGAGCATCCTCCTGGGCGCGCTGATCGGCGCGATCTCCTTCTCGGGAAGCGTCGTCGCGTTCGGGAAGCTCCAGGGGATCTTCACCGAGAAGGCGGTGACCTACCCGGGCCAGAAGATCGTGAACGCGCTCCTCGTGCTCTTCATCCTCGGACACGGCGGCATGGTGCTCGCCGGCGTGGGGGGCGAGCCCGCGTTCCTCGCGTTCCTCGGCGGAGCGCTCCTCCTCGGCGTGCTCGCGGTGATCCCGATCGGCGGCGGCGACATGCCCGTCGTGATCTCGCTCCTGAACTCGTTCACCGGGCTCGCCACGGCGGCGACCGGCTTCGCGCTCCACAACGACGTCCTCATCATCAGCGGCACGCTGGTCGGGGCGTCGGGAACGCTCCTCACCTATCTCATGTGCAAGGCCATGAACCGGCCGATCACGAACGTGCTCTTCGGCGCCTTCGGGGCCGGCGCTCCTTCGGGGGCGGCGGGCGCCGGCGACGGCGGACGCGCGGCGGCGCTGGCGGGCCAGAGCGTGCGCGACGTGTCGGTCGAGGACGCCGCGACCATCCTCGGGTACGCGCAGTCGGTGATCGTGGTTCCCGGGTACGGGCTCGCGGTGGCCCAGGCGCAGCACGCGGTGCGCGAGCTGGCGGACCTGTTGAAGACCCGAGGCATCACGGTCCGGTACGCGATCCATCCGGTGGCGGGACGCATGCCGGGACACATGAACGTGCTCCTGGCCGAGGCGAACGTCCCCTACGACGAGCTGAAGGACCTCGACGAGATCAATCCCGACTTCGAGCGCGCGGACGTCGCGCTGGTCGTGGGCGCGAACGACGTCGTGAACCCCGCCGCGCGCACCGACACCTCGAGCCCGATCTACGGCATGCCGATCCTGGACGCCGACAAGTCGAAGCACATCATCATCATGAAGCGGAGCATGAAGCCCGGGTTCGCCGGGATCGAGAATGAGCTCTTCTACGACGCGAAGGCGATGATGCTCTTCGGCGACGCCAAGGACTCGATCACGAAGCTCGTCCAGACGCTGAAGACGCTGTAG
- a CDS encoding NAD(P) transhydrogenase subunit alpha, whose protein sequence is MIEALLNDLTVFILAIFVGYEVISKVPVILHTPLMSGTNAIHGIVLVGAILVLGGADSTLAQIVGFLGVVLGTINVIGGFLVTDRMLQMFRKKPGERER, encoded by the coding sequence ATGATCGAAGCCCTGCTGAACGACCTCACCGTCTTCATCCTCGCGATCTTCGTCGGCTACGAAGTGATCTCGAAGGTGCCGGTGATCCTCCACACCCCGTTGATGTCCGGGACGAACGCCATCCACGGCATCGTCCTCGTGGGCGCGATCCTCGTCCTGGGCGGCGCCGACTCGACGCTCGCTCAAATCGTGGGGTTCCTCGGGGTCGTGCTGGGCACGATCAACGTGATCGGCGGCTTCCTGGTCACGGACCGCATGCTCCAGATGTTCCGGAAGAAGCCGGGCGAGCGCGAGCGCTGA
- a CDS encoding Re/Si-specific NAD(P)(+) transhydrogenase subunit alpha, whose amino-acid sequence MKIGIPRESGAGERRVAVTPEGVKQLRAAGAEVLVETGAGAGAFHGDDAYTAAGATIANGPGPLWSDSDVILKIQPPLPHPTLGRNEADLVKERGVLVCMLRPFSNLDAVRTLAARNVSSFSMDLIPRTTRAQRMDALSSMATAAGYKAVLLAATTAPRFFPMLVTAAGTVAPARVLIVGAGVAGLQAIATARRLGAVVEGYDIRPAAREEVESLGATFVGPKLTAEETQDAAGYAKQLSAEARAKAQELLLARIPHADVIITTARVPGLPAPKLIPADAVAKMKPGSVIVDLAADMGGNCELTAPGADVVKHDVTIHGPIRLAATIPIHASQMYSRNITGLALLMIQKGALALNFEDDIVRDTCVTHEGKVLHGPTRERIEGSAGAGAAGGGAARSGA is encoded by the coding sequence ATGAAGATCGGCATTCCTCGGGAATCCGGGGCGGGCGAGCGCCGCGTCGCGGTCACGCCGGAGGGCGTGAAGCAGCTCCGGGCCGCGGGCGCCGAGGTGCTCGTCGAGACCGGAGCCGGCGCGGGCGCCTTCCACGGCGACGACGCCTACACGGCCGCGGGCGCGACGATCGCGAACGGGCCCGGGCCCCTCTGGTCGGACTCCGACGTCATCCTCAAGATCCAGCCGCCCCTTCCCCATCCGACGCTCGGCAGGAACGAAGCGGATCTGGTGAAGGAGCGCGGCGTCCTCGTCTGCATGCTCCGTCCGTTCAGCAACCTCGACGCGGTCCGCACCCTCGCGGCGCGGAACGTCTCGAGCTTCTCGATGGATCTGATCCCGCGCACCACGCGCGCGCAGCGGATGGACGCGCTCTCGTCGATGGCCACGGCCGCCGGGTACAAGGCGGTGCTCCTGGCCGCGACCACGGCGCCTCGCTTCTTCCCGATGCTCGTGACCGCGGCGGGCACGGTCGCCCCCGCGCGCGTGCTCATCGTCGGCGCCGGCGTCGCGGGGCTCCAGGCGATCGCGACGGCGCGCCGGCTGGGCGCGGTGGTCGAGGGCTACGACATCCGCCCCGCGGCGCGCGAGGAGGTCGAGAGCCTGGGCGCGACGTTCGTGGGGCCGAAGCTCACGGCCGAGGAGACGCAGGACGCGGCGGGCTACGCGAAGCAGCTCTCCGCGGAGGCCCGTGCGAAGGCGCAGGAGCTCCTTCTCGCGCGAATCCCGCACGCGGACGTGATCATCACGACCGCGCGCGTGCCCGGGCTCCCCGCCCCGAAGCTCATCCCCGCGGACGCGGTCGCGAAGATGAAGCCCGGATCGGTGATCGTGGACCTCGCGGCCGACATGGGCGGGAACTGCGAGCTGACCGCGCCGGGAGCCGACGTGGTGAAGCACGACGTGACGATCCACGGGCCGATCCGGCTCGCGGCGACGATCCCGATCCACGCCAGCCAGATGTACTCGCGGAACATCACGGGTCTCGCGCTCCTCATGATCCAGAAGGGGGCGCTGGCGCTGAACTTCGAAGACGACATCGTGCGCGACACGTGCGTCACGCACGAGGGAAAGGTCCTCCACGGGCCGACGCGGGAGCGGATCGAAGGGTCCGCGGGCGCGGGGGCGGCCGGCGGCGGAGCCGCCAGGAGCGGCGCATGA
- a CDS encoding DinB family protein, with protein sequence MNSPSAAYAATLEATGRLDPEIVAYVEKIDSYRAGRDPIRLMKTGPSKVARAIRGLTRAQMRKRPAEGKWCIAEILGHLVDTEIVYGYRYRVALAQPGSPIQGYDQHTWAVELGHARRNPAKMMEQIQTLRRINLDLIQSMPRKTWERYGRHNERGNESVQRTLELIAGHDLNHLDQILAIKKKYGW encoded by the coding sequence GTGAATTCACCCAGCGCCGCCTACGCGGCCACGCTCGAGGCCACCGGAAGGCTCGACCCCGAGATCGTGGCCTACGTGGAGAAGATCGATTCCTACCGGGCCGGCCGTGACCCCATCCGGCTCATGAAGACGGGCCCCTCGAAGGTGGCGCGGGCGATCCGCGGCCTCACGCGGGCGCAGATGAGGAAGCGCCCCGCAGAAGGAAAGTGGTGCATCGCCGAGATCCTGGGCCATCTCGTGGACACGGAGATCGTGTACGGCTACCGCTACCGCGTCGCCCTGGCGCAGCCCGGCTCGCCGATCCAGGGCTACGACCAGCACACGTGGGCCGTGGAGCTCGGCCACGCGCGCCGGAATCCGGCGAAGATGATGGAGCAGATCCAGACGCTCCGGCGGATCAACCTCGATCTGATCCAGTCGATGCCCCGGAAGACGTGGGAGCGGTACGGAAGGCACAACGAGCGCGGAAACGAGAGCGTGCAGCGGACCCTGGAGCTGATCGCCGGGCACGATCTGAACCACCTGGATCAGATCCTCGCGATCAAGAAGAAGTACGGGTGGTGA
- a CDS encoding class I SAM-dependent methyltransferase, which produces MSKRDHWERVYGQKAPDEVSWYRPHLDRSLTFLESAGLALDAAILDVGGGASTLVDDLLRRGFTRVSVLDLSRTAIEKAKKRLGAEADRVTWITGDVTEIELPEHAYDFWHDRAVFHFLTDEEARRRYVAQVRRALKPNGHIVVATFGPEGPEKCSGLPVMRYSAEGIHGQFGDEFRKVGSDREVHTTPWGTEQEFVYCYCRMPG; this is translated from the coding sequence ATGAGCAAGCGGGACCACTGGGAACGCGTGTACGGCCAGAAGGCCCCGGACGAGGTGAGCTGGTATCGTCCCCACCTCGATCGATCGCTGACGTTCCTCGAGAGCGCCGGTCTCGCCTTGGACGCGGCCATCCTCGATGTGGGCGGCGGCGCTTCGACGCTGGTTGACGATCTGCTCCGCCGCGGGTTCACGCGCGTGAGCGTGCTCGATCTGTCGCGCACCGCGATCGAGAAGGCCAAGAAGCGCCTCGGAGCCGAGGCCGACCGGGTCACCTGGATCACGGGCGATGTCACCGAGATCGAGCTGCCCGAGCACGCCTACGACTTCTGGCACGATCGCGCCGTGTTCCACTTTCTCACCGACGAGGAGGCCCGGCGGCGCTACGTCGCGCAGGTCCGCCGCGCGCTGAAGCCGAACGGCCACATCGTCGTGGCGACCTTCGGGCCCGAAGGCCCGGAGAAGTGCAGCGGTCTTCCGGTCATGCGGTATTCGGCCGAGGGCATCCACGGCCAGTTCGGGGACGAGTTCCGCAAGGTCGGCAGCGACCGGGAGGTCCACACGACTCCGTGGGGGACGGAGCAGGAATTCGTGTACTGCTACTGCCGCATGCCGGGCTAG
- a CDS encoding gamma-glutamyl-gamma-aminobutyrate hydrolase family protein (Members of this family of hydrolases with an active site Cys residue belong to MEROPS family C26.), translated as MARPLIGIAPNYRLKQKRGDSYVLDANYVKLVRESGGQPVILPLVETLEEARETVGRLDGLLLSGGGDLDPSRYGQGVRRTDQLGAPARNMSDLFLARAAQERGTPTLGVCLGVQVMNVEFGGTLLQHLPEDVPGSLKHEEDDEEHETPEHSVTVEPGTLLAKILGSATAVVNSFHHQSVAKVAPGFRVAAKSEDGVIEAIERPDLPFYVGVQWHPERMLESPVTRKLTGAFVDAARGAAVRG; from the coding sequence ATGGCACGTCCGCTCATCGGCATCGCACCGAACTACCGGCTGAAGCAGAAGCGCGGCGACAGCTACGTCCTCGACGCGAACTACGTGAAGCTGGTTCGGGAGAGCGGCGGGCAGCCGGTGATCCTGCCGCTGGTGGAGACGCTCGAGGAGGCGCGCGAGACGGTCGGACGGCTGGACGGGCTCCTGCTGTCCGGCGGCGGGGATCTCGATCCGTCGCGCTACGGACAGGGCGTGCGGCGGACCGATCAGCTCGGAGCGCCCGCGCGGAACATGTCGGATCTGTTCCTGGCGAGGGCGGCGCAGGAGCGCGGCACGCCGACGCTGGGCGTGTGCCTCGGCGTCCAGGTGATGAACGTGGAGTTCGGCGGCACCCTGCTGCAGCACCTCCCCGAGGACGTGCCGGGCTCGCTGAAGCACGAGGAGGACGACGAGGAGCACGAGACGCCGGAGCATTCCGTGACGGTGGAACCGGGGACGCTCCTGGCGAAGATCCTCGGCTCGGCGACCGCGGTCGTGAACTCGTTCCATCACCAGTCGGTGGCGAAGGTCGCGCCCGGATTTCGCGTCGCGGCGAAGAGCGAGGACGGCGTGATCGAGGCGATCGAGCGTCCGGATCTCCCCTTCTACGTCGGCGTGCAGTGGCACCCCGAGCGCATGCTCGAATCGCCGGTGACTCGAAAGCTCACGGGAGCGTTCGTGGACGCGGCTCGGGGGGCGGCGGTGCGGGGATGA
- a CDS encoding D-2-hydroxyacid dehydrogenase, translated as MEALRRDFSTVEIVKADSPEELDRNAGEADILFSWAIGDALMARAGRLAWLHSPAAGVGSYLTPSFLARNVPFTNSRGVHAIPIAEHVMGLLTGLARGLRHAVVEQTTTGMRRESWWDRVPEELFGKTLGLYGYGAIGREVARRAASFGMRVVALRRRAERPPSWDPELLAAIGLPVEEPRVDAVLGPGDLDRLLAESDALVVTAALTKETEGAIDGRALARLRRGAWVVNVARGKIIRQADLVEALRSGHLGGAGLDVFESEPLPAESPLYTLGNVLLTPHVSGLSRGFWPREMRLFRANLTRFLKGRPLLNLVDTSRGY; from the coding sequence GTGGAGGCGCTCCGGCGCGACTTCTCCACCGTCGAGATCGTGAAGGCGGACTCGCCCGAGGAGCTGGATCGGAACGCGGGCGAGGCGGACATTCTCTTCTCGTGGGCGATCGGCGATGCCTTGATGGCGCGCGCCGGGCGGCTGGCTTGGCTCCACTCGCCCGCGGCGGGCGTGGGCTCGTATCTCACCCCGAGCTTCCTCGCGCGGAACGTTCCGTTCACGAATTCGCGCGGCGTCCACGCGATCCCGATCGCGGAGCACGTGATGGGTCTGCTGACCGGGCTCGCGCGCGGACTTCGCCATGCGGTCGTGGAGCAGACCACGACCGGAATGCGGCGGGAGAGCTGGTGGGACCGCGTTCCGGAGGAGCTCTTCGGGAAGACCCTCGGACTCTACGGGTACGGCGCGATCGGACGCGAGGTCGCGAGGCGGGCGGCCTCGTTCGGGATGCGCGTCGTGGCGCTGCGACGCCGCGCGGAGCGGCCGCCTTCGTGGGATCCGGAGCTCCTCGCCGCGATCGGGCTTCCCGTGGAGGAGCCCCGGGTGGACGCGGTGCTCGGACCGGGCGACCTGGACCGGCTGCTCGCGGAGTCCGACGCGCTCGTCGTGACGGCGGCGCTCACAAAGGAGACCGAAGGCGCGATCGACGGTCGCGCGCTCGCGCGCTTGAGGCGCGGAGCGTGGGTCGTGAACGTGGCGCGGGGGAAGATCATCCGCCAGGCGGATCTGGTGGAGGCGCTCCGGTCCGGTCATCTGGGAGGCGCGGGGCTGGACGTCTTCGAAAGCGAGCCCTTGCCGGCCGAGAGCCCTCTTTATACTCTCGGGAACGTGCTCCTCACGCCCCACGTATCCGGACTCTCGCGAGGCTTCTGGCCGCGGGAGATGCGCCTCTTCCGCGCGAACCTGACGCGTTTCTTGAAGGGGCGCCCTCTGTTGAATCTCGTCGACACGTCCCGGGGCTACTGA
- a CDS encoding DUF885 domain-containing protein yields the protein MSLSLRLAASLSLLVSLAVAGCSSRYDAATRARFDNLTQRHFRAAYAFNPSFATYWGVHDYDDSLENWNAETIAAEGNRLRQVLEELETIDPKGLDDTTRIDYDLFRSGVSQSLYELTEMRGWQKDPGQYNFGFMLESMIARNFAPPEQRLRSLTTRLRHVPRLFANARANLENPPAMFTEFAAGDLDGTISYLENDVSKSFASVTDPALRKDFEEAKAGAIAATKEFAAWLRSDLQPRSTGSFVIGEDAYRKRLLYGELIEMPLDSILAIGQRELDRLKVRSAGAARKIDPAAPLDSIVARMRRDHPTADSLLPYVVALSESARAFTIRSGFIEIPSEVRATVRPTPEFAASRSFASFDGPGPFETKATDAFYNVTLPNKTWTPERVEEHLQGYSRWTLPSVTVHEVYPGHYTHFLYARRAPTLVRKGIGSGAFGEGWGLYTEEALLDAGFGGGDPRVEFGVMRWALIRACRLQVGIRVHTRGMTIEEGTRFFVEHAGMEPANAEREAFRAAFDPMYSIYTIGALQIRKLRDDVAREQEGSFDRAKFHATILSQGSLPVVLLRRMMLKEEGASL from the coding sequence ATGAGCCTGTCGCTCCGCCTCGCCGCTTCCCTTTCGCTCCTCGTTTCGCTCGCCGTCGCGGGGTGCTCCTCGCGGTACGACGCCGCGACACGCGCCCGATTCGACAACCTGACGCAGCGGCACTTCCGGGCCGCCTACGCCTTCAATCCGTCGTTCGCCACCTACTGGGGAGTCCACGACTACGACGACTCCCTCGAGAACTGGAACGCGGAGACGATCGCGGCGGAGGGGAACCGGCTGCGCCAGGTGCTCGAGGAGCTCGAGACGATCGACCCGAAGGGGCTCGACGACACCACGCGGATCGACTACGACCTCTTCCGCTCCGGCGTGAGCCAGAGTCTCTACGAGCTGACGGAGATGCGCGGCTGGCAGAAGGACCCGGGGCAGTACAACTTCGGGTTCATGCTCGAGTCGATGATCGCGCGGAACTTCGCTCCCCCGGAGCAGCGGCTGCGCTCGCTCACGACTCGCTTGCGGCACGTGCCGCGGCTCTTCGCGAACGCGCGGGCGAATCTCGAGAACCCGCCCGCGATGTTCACGGAGTTCGCCGCCGGGGATCTGGACGGCACGATCTCGTACCTCGAGAACGACGTCTCGAAATCGTTCGCGTCGGTGACCGATCCCGCCCTCCGGAAGGACTTCGAGGAGGCGAAGGCCGGCGCGATCGCGGCCACGAAGGAATTCGCGGCGTGGCTCCGGAGCGACCTCCAGCCGCGGAGCACCGGGAGCTTCGTGATCGGCGAGGACGCGTACCGGAAGCGGCTCCTCTACGGGGAGCTCATCGAGATGCCGCTCGACTCCATTCTCGCGATCGGCCAGCGCGAGCTGGACCGCTTGAAGGTCCGTTCGGCGGGCGCGGCCCGGAAGATCGACCCCGCGGCTCCGCTCGACTCGATCGTGGCCCGGATGCGGCGCGACCATCCGACGGCGGACAGCCTGCTCCCCTACGTCGTGGCCCTGAGCGAGAGCGCCCGCGCGTTCACCATCCGGTCGGGGTTCATCGAGATCCCGTCGGAGGTGCGCGCCACCGTTCGTCCCACGCCCGAGTTCGCCGCGAGCCGCTCGTTCGCGAGCTTCGACGGACCGGGACCGTTCGAGACGAAGGCGACGGATGCCTTCTACAACGTGACGCTGCCGAACAAGACGTGGACGCCCGAGCGGGTCGAGGAGCATCTCCAGGGCTACAGCCGCTGGACGCTTCCGTCGGTCACGGTGCACGAGGTCTACCCCGGCCACTACACCCACTTCCTGTACGCGCGGCGCGCGCCGACCCTGGTGCGGAAGGGGATCGGCTCGGGCGCGTTCGGCGAGGGATGGGGGCTCTACACGGAGGAGGCGCTCCTCGACGCGGGGTTCGGCGGCGGCGATCCGCGCGTCGAGTTCGGCGTGATGCGCTGGGCGCTCATCCGTGCCTGCCGGCTCCAGGTGGGCATTCGCGTCCACACGCGCGGGATGACGATCGAGGAGGGAACGCGGTTCTTCGTGGAACACGCCGGCATGGAACCGGCGAACGCGGAACGCGAGGCGTTCCGCGCGGCGTTCGATCCGATGTACAGCATCTACACGATCGGGGCGCTCCAGATCCGGAAGCTCCGGGACGACGTCGCGCGGGAGCAAGAGGGCTCGTTCGACCGCGCGAAGTTCCACGCGACGATCCTGTCCCAGGGCTCGCTCCCGGTCGTGCTGCTCCGGCGCATGATGCTGAAGGAGGAGGGCGCTTCGCTCTGA
- a CDS encoding sulfite exporter TauE/SafE family protein, with protein MRRHVTPVLLGIVSGLLGGLMGVGGGIVLVPLLVHGVRMGQHEAQGTSLAFVIATALVAVLPYYGNERLDLALAAALTAGAVPGVMLGSRLAARTPARTLRIAFGVFILAIAIRILVAPPLGEGAAGPWPLVWNVAAGLGVGALAGLLGVGGGTILVPLLVLGQGVDQHTAQGISLLMIVPVGIVGVWSYAREGRLPSDRLPALLLGGAAGGLLGALLAHRTDAPTLSRLFALFLIAVAAQMIFRRPRATVPHSAASTGGSA; from the coding sequence ATGCGACGGCACGTCACCCCGGTCCTCCTGGGGATCGTCTCGGGGCTTCTGGGCGGCCTGATGGGCGTGGGAGGCGGCATCGTCCTCGTTCCCCTCCTCGTCCACGGGGTCCGCATGGGCCAGCACGAGGCCCAGGGCACGTCGCTGGCGTTCGTCATCGCGACGGCCCTGGTCGCGGTCCTCCCCTACTACGGGAACGAGCGGCTCGATCTGGCGCTGGCGGCGGCGCTGACGGCGGGCGCCGTGCCCGGAGTCATGCTGGGCTCGCGGCTCGCCGCGCGCACGCCCGCGCGGACGCTCCGGATCGCGTTCGGCGTCTTCATCCTCGCGATCGCGATCCGCATCCTGGTGGCGCCGCCGCTCGGCGAAGGGGCCGCGGGGCCGTGGCCGCTCGTCTGGAACGTGGCGGCCGGACTCGGCGTGGGCGCGCTCGCGGGGCTCCTCGGGGTTGGAGGAGGGACGATCCTCGTGCCGCTCCTCGTGCTCGGCCAGGGCGTGGACCAGCACACGGCCCAGGGGATCTCGCTCCTCATGATCGTGCCGGTGGGGATCGTGGGGGTGTGGAGCTACGCGCGCGAGGGGCGGCTTCCATCGGACCGGCTGCCCGCGCTCCTCCTGGGAGGAGCGGCCGGCGGTCTCCTGGGAGCGCTCCTCGCGCACCGCACGGACGCCCCCACCCTGTCCCGGCTCTTCGCCCTCTTCCTGATCGCCGTCGCGGCGCAAATGATTTTCCGACGACCTCGTGCTACGGTGCCCCATTCCGCCGCGTCCACAGGAGGATCCGCATGA
- a CDS encoding ATP-binding protein: MFPRKNIRPRIVWTFVFIVGLVLAVNITLGGAVNRSQTVLDQELGKRLQGTAHIAALLVEPEHVALLASAEVDSAAADTAFADFTLRMDAQEAADAVRYEWNRLAATSGLSNIVLVDSDRRVLLRLHDPFAFEPEVLLLETGHLTRALIGQSTFSKLYRKDGEYLRSAYAPVMGPEGSVIGAVAVEGGSEAFQPLQQVRNTLYGAAGVLTILVVAIFFGFQRTAEHLSKIEENMRHTDLLASIGQVSAGVAHEIRNPLAVLRGASSRLQKYDQLKPEERKMMLGMIDEEVNRMSAFVQNFLHLSRRPNLEPQEFELRPVLERSLDILRVELDRANVSMSLEWKGENGIHLLGDPLAMHHVFLNLALNARDVMPDGGTLHIRVVEKRDEVRIQFEDTGPGVPKDIRKKVFDAFFTTRAKGTGLGLAFVDRIVSEHGGSVTVGDAPKGGALFEVRLPLEG; the protein is encoded by the coding sequence ATGTTTCCCCGCAAGAACATCCGTCCACGCATCGTGTGGACGTTCGTCTTCATCGTGGGACTCGTCCTGGCGGTGAACATCACGCTTGGCGGCGCGGTCAACCGGTCGCAAACGGTCCTCGATCAGGAGCTGGGGAAGCGGCTCCAGGGGACCGCCCACATCGCCGCGCTCCTCGTGGAGCCGGAGCACGTGGCGCTCCTCGCCAGCGCCGAGGTGGACAGCGCCGCCGCGGACACGGCGTTCGCCGACTTCACGCTCCGCATGGACGCGCAGGAAGCCGCGGACGCGGTCCGTTACGAGTGGAACCGGCTGGCCGCGACGTCCGGACTCTCGAACATCGTTCTCGTGGACAGCGACCGCCGCGTGCTGCTCCGGCTCCACGACCCGTTCGCGTTCGAGCCGGAGGTGCTGCTGCTCGAGACGGGGCATCTGACCCGGGCCCTCATCGGACAGAGCACGTTCTCCAAGCTCTACCGGAAGGACGGCGAGTACCTGCGTTCGGCCTACGCTCCGGTCATGGGTCCCGAGGGCTCGGTGATCGGAGCGGTGGCGGTGGAAGGAGGCTCGGAAGCGTTCCAGCCGCTCCAGCAGGTCCGGAACACGCTCTACGGCGCGGCGGGGGTCCTGACGATCCTGGTCGTGGCCATTTTCTTCGGGTTCCAGCGGACGGCGGAGCATCTCTCGAAGATCGAGGAGAACATGCGCCACACCGATCTCCTCGCCTCGATCGGACAGGTTTCGGCCGGCGTGGCGCACGAGATCCGGAACCCGCTCGCGGTGCTCCGGGGAGCCTCGTCACGGCTCCAGAAGTACGACCAGCTGAAGCCCGAGGAACGGAAGATGATGCTCGGGATGATCGACGAGGAAGTGAACCGCATGAGCGCGTTCGTTCAGAACTTTCTCCACCTCTCGCGGCGCCCGAACCTCGAGCCGCAGGAGTTCGAGCTCCGCCCCGTGCTCGAGCGGTCGCTCGACATCCTTCGCGTCGAGCTGGACCGGGCCAACGTGTCGATGTCGCTCGAATGGAAGGGCGAGAACGGGATCCACCTCTTGGGGGATCCGCTCGCGATGCACCACGTGTTCCTGAATCTCGCGTTGAACGCGCGCGACGTGATGCCCGATGGGGGAACGCTCCACATCCGGGTGGTCGAGAAACGAGACGAGGTCCGCATCCAGTTCGAGGACACGGGGCCCGGCGTCCCCAAGGACATCCGGAAAAAGGTCTTCGACGCCTTCTTCACGACCCGCGCGAAGGGGACGGGCCTGGGCCTCGCCTTCGTGGATCGGATCGTCTCGGAGCACGGCGGATCGGTTACAGTTGGGGACGCGCCGAAGGGCGGCGCCCTGTTCGAGGTCCGGCTACCCCTGGAAGGCTGA